The Primulina eburnea isolate SZY01 chromosome 6, ASM2296580v1, whole genome shotgun sequence genome contains a region encoding:
- the LOC140835549 gene encoding histone deacetylase 6-like, whose translation MQELKNSRDDGFIFYSNTLKKHYYFFYYRLPSFEVFNVPLLVLGGGGYTIRNVARCWCYEISVAVDTEPDDNLPYNDYYEYFGGPDYTLHVEPCPVENMNTDRELEKMRNMLLDQLSKIVPSVPFRVLPPTTEAPEEREEDMEVREKPRIWNGELDYESEGDENENSL comes from the exons ATGCAAGAACTCAAGAATTCGAGAGATGATGGTTTTATAT TCTATTCGAACACACTTAAaaaacattattattttttttactacAGATTGCCTTCGTTCGAGGTCTTTAATGTTCCTCTTCTGGTTTTGGGAGGGGGAGGGTATACAATCCGGAACGTTGCTCGTTGCTGGTGCTATGAG ATTTCTGTTGCAGTTGACACAGAACCGGATGATAATTTGCCGTACAACGATTATTATGAGTACTTTGGCGGCCCTGATTATACTCTTCATGTGGAACCATGTCCGGTGGAAAATATGAATACAGACAGAGAGTTGGAGAAAATGAG AAATATGCTACTCGATCAACTTTCTAAAATAGTACCTAGTGTCCCATTTCGAGTATTGCCTCCAACCACTGAAGCTCCGGAAGAG AGAGAAGAAGACATGGAAGTGAGGGAAAAACCCCGTATATGGAATGGTGAACTGGATTATGAGTCTGAAGGTGATGAGAATGAGAATTCTCTGTAG
- the LOC140835061 gene encoding tryptophan aminotransferase-related protein 2-like isoform X2, which translates to MINNLNSRSRWCSESALRRFWPAFVLQHLGRNVFCIPKCDVIGYLPGDPTMYERYWQKMGDKTTVLIPGWRFISYFSDGNNICWFLEPEFANAIIRLHKLVGNAVTENRYIVVGTGSTQLLQAVLYAVSPPNATEPIDVVSAAPFYSSYPLITDFLKSGLYKWGGDANKFKKDKPYIELVTSPNNPDGFSRDAVVNGDQGILIHDLAYYWPQYTSISYTADHDIMLFTVSKSTGHAGTRLGWALVKDQDIAKKMTEFVVLSTIGVSKESQIRAAKILQVVSDSHEYRGDFNEGEAFFEHSHKLVARRWKQLRDAVSNVKIFSLPEFPLWHCTFTNSSFTTQPAFAWLKCESEIDDCESFLRHHKIRTRGGKHFGDDEKYVRISVLPRDKIFDQFIKRLSSISSS; encoded by the exons ATGATTAACAACTTGAATAGCCGTTCAAGGTGGTGCTCGGAAAGTGCCTTGAGGCGATTTTGGCCGGCATTTGTTCTGCAGCACTTGGGACGTAACGTATTTTGCATCCCTAAGTGTGATGTCATTGGATACTTACC CGGGGATCCAACAATGTATGAGAGATATTGGCAGAAAATGGGGGACAAAACTACGGTCCTGATCCCTGGTTGGAGATTCATCAGCTATTTTTCTGATGGCAATAATATTTGCTGGTTTCTGGAGCCCGAATTTGCGAATGCCATCATAAGATTGCACAAGTTAGTAGGCAATGCTGTGACCGAAAATCGCTATATTGTTGTCGGGACGGGTTCTACACAACTGTTACAGGCTGTGTTGTATGCGGTTTCTCCGCCAAATGCTACAGAGCCAATCGATGTGGTATCCGCTGCGCCATTCTACTCG TCATATCCATTGATCACGGACTTTTTGAAGTCTGGACTCTACAAATGGGGTGGTGATGCTAACAAATTCAAGAAAGACAAGCCTTACATTGAGCTAGTAACATCTCCAAACAATCCAGATGGATTTTCAAGAGATGCTGTCGTCAATGGAGATCAAGGGATACTAATTCATGACTTAGCTTACTACTGGCCGCAGTATACTTCCATCTCCTACACTGCAGATCACGACATCATGCTGTTTACGGTGTCCAAAAGCACCGGCCATGCTGGTACACGACTCGG ATGGGCTCTCGTGAAGGATCAAGATATCGCCAAGAAAATGACTGAGTTCGTCGTGTTAAGCACCATAGGCGTATCAAAAGAGTCACAGATTCGTGCTGCCAAGATTTTACAAGTAGTATCTGATAGCCATGAGTATAGAGGCGATTTTAATGAAGGTGAAGCCTTCTTTGAACACAGCCATAAACTCGTGGCGAGAAGATGGAAACAGCTCAGAGACGCAGTGAGCAATGTCAAAATCTTTAGCTTACCCGAGTTTCCCCTTTGGCACTGCACCTTTACCAATAGTTCGTTCACCACACAACCTG CCTTCGCTTGGTTGAAGTGTGAAAGTGAAATAGATGATTGTGAAAGCTTTCTTCGCCACCACAAGATACGAACCAGAGGTGGTAAGCATTTTGGTGATGACGAAAAATATGTCCGAATAAGTGTTCTTCCACGCGATAAAATATTCGATCAATTTATCAAACGATTATCCAGTATCAGTTCTTCATAG
- the LOC140835061 gene encoding tryptophan aminotransferase-related protein 2-like isoform X3, with the protein MTDKFGPHISSSNLKECGDPTMYERYWQKMGDKTTVLIPGWRFISYFSDGNNICWFLEPEFANAIIRLHKLVGNAVTENRYIVVGTGSTQLLQAVLYAVSPPNATEPIDVVSAAPFYSSYPLITDFLKSGLYKWGGDANKFKKDKPYIELVTSPNNPDGFSRDAVVNGDQGILIHDLAYYWPQYTSISYTADHDIMLFTVSKSTGHAGTRLGWALVKDQDIAKKMTEFVVLSTIGVSKESQIRAAKILQVVSDSHEYRGDFNEGEAFFEHSHKLVARRWKQLRDAVSNVKIFSLPEFPLWHCTFTNSSFTTQPAFAWLKCESEIDDCESFLRHHKIRTRGGKHFGDDEKYVRISVLPRDKIFDQFIKRLSSISSS; encoded by the exons ATGACCGACAAGTTTGGCCCTCATATTTCATCTTCAAACCTAAAGGAGTG CGGGGATCCAACAATGTATGAGAGATATTGGCAGAAAATGGGGGACAAAACTACGGTCCTGATCCCTGGTTGGAGATTCATCAGCTATTTTTCTGATGGCAATAATATTTGCTGGTTTCTGGAGCCCGAATTTGCGAATGCCATCATAAGATTGCACAAGTTAGTAGGCAATGCTGTGACCGAAAATCGCTATATTGTTGTCGGGACGGGTTCTACACAACTGTTACAGGCTGTGTTGTATGCGGTTTCTCCGCCAAATGCTACAGAGCCAATCGATGTGGTATCCGCTGCGCCATTCTACTCG TCATATCCATTGATCACGGACTTTTTGAAGTCTGGACTCTACAAATGGGGTGGTGATGCTAACAAATTCAAGAAAGACAAGCCTTACATTGAGCTAGTAACATCTCCAAACAATCCAGATGGATTTTCAAGAGATGCTGTCGTCAATGGAGATCAAGGGATACTAATTCATGACTTAGCTTACTACTGGCCGCAGTATACTTCCATCTCCTACACTGCAGATCACGACATCATGCTGTTTACGGTGTCCAAAAGCACCGGCCATGCTGGTACACGACTCGG ATGGGCTCTCGTGAAGGATCAAGATATCGCCAAGAAAATGACTGAGTTCGTCGTGTTAAGCACCATAGGCGTATCAAAAGAGTCACAGATTCGTGCTGCCAAGATTTTACAAGTAGTATCTGATAGCCATGAGTATAGAGGCGATTTTAATGAAGGTGAAGCCTTCTTTGAACACAGCCATAAACTCGTGGCGAGAAGATGGAAACAGCTCAGAGACGCAGTGAGCAATGTCAAAATCTTTAGCTTACCCGAGTTTCCCCTTTGGCACTGCACCTTTACCAATAGTTCGTTCACCACACAACCTG CCTTCGCTTGGTTGAAGTGTGAAAGTGAAATAGATGATTGTGAAAGCTTTCTTCGCCACCACAAGATACGAACCAGAGGTGGTAAGCATTTTGGTGATGACGAAAAATATGTCCGAATAAGTGTTCTTCCACGCGATAAAATATTCGATCAATTTATCAAACGATTATCCAGTATCAGTTCTTCATAG
- the LOC140835061 gene encoding tryptophan aminotransferase-related protein 2-like isoform X1 produces MEFKTMILGHLLMLSLALNVGLLYRDYSNGKQKFQEFFSSENKLKNASLITNRDANNVVESTVLETEETSSSKAVDETIDLDHGDPTMYERYWQKMGDKTTVLIPGWRFISYFSDGNNICWFLEPEFANAIIRLHKLVGNAVTENRYIVVGTGSTQLLQAVLYAVSPPNATEPIDVVSAAPFYSSYPLITDFLKSGLYKWGGDANKFKKDKPYIELVTSPNNPDGFSRDAVVNGDQGILIHDLAYYWPQYTSISYTADHDIMLFTVSKSTGHAGTRLGWALVKDQDIAKKMTEFVVLSTIGVSKESQIRAAKILQVVSDSHEYRGDFNEGEAFFEHSHKLVARRWKQLRDAVSNVKIFSLPEFPLWHCTFTNSSFTTQPAFAWLKCESEIDDCESFLRHHKIRTRGGKHFGDDEKYVRISVLPRDKIFDQFIKRLSSISSS; encoded by the exons ATGGAGTTTAAAACAATGATCTTGGGGCATTTGTTGATGCTTTCTTTAGCCTTGAATGTGGGTTTGCTGTACAGAGACTATAGCAATGGGAAACAAAAGTTTCAAGAGTTTTTCAGCTCTGAAAATAAGTTGAAGAATGCATCTCTGATCACAAATCGAGATGCTAACAATGTTGTTGAAAGTACTGTTCTTGAAACTGAAGAGACATCTTCTTCAAAAGCTGTTGATGAAACCATTGATCTTGACCA CGGGGATCCAACAATGTATGAGAGATATTGGCAGAAAATGGGGGACAAAACTACGGTCCTGATCCCTGGTTGGAGATTCATCAGCTATTTTTCTGATGGCAATAATATTTGCTGGTTTCTGGAGCCCGAATTTGCGAATGCCATCATAAGATTGCACAAGTTAGTAGGCAATGCTGTGACCGAAAATCGCTATATTGTTGTCGGGACGGGTTCTACACAACTGTTACAGGCTGTGTTGTATGCGGTTTCTCCGCCAAATGCTACAGAGCCAATCGATGTGGTATCCGCTGCGCCATTCTACTCG TCATATCCATTGATCACGGACTTTTTGAAGTCTGGACTCTACAAATGGGGTGGTGATGCTAACAAATTCAAGAAAGACAAGCCTTACATTGAGCTAGTAACATCTCCAAACAATCCAGATGGATTTTCAAGAGATGCTGTCGTCAATGGAGATCAAGGGATACTAATTCATGACTTAGCTTACTACTGGCCGCAGTATACTTCCATCTCCTACACTGCAGATCACGACATCATGCTGTTTACGGTGTCCAAAAGCACCGGCCATGCTGGTACACGACTCGG ATGGGCTCTCGTGAAGGATCAAGATATCGCCAAGAAAATGACTGAGTTCGTCGTGTTAAGCACCATAGGCGTATCAAAAGAGTCACAGATTCGTGCTGCCAAGATTTTACAAGTAGTATCTGATAGCCATGAGTATAGAGGCGATTTTAATGAAGGTGAAGCCTTCTTTGAACACAGCCATAAACTCGTGGCGAGAAGATGGAAACAGCTCAGAGACGCAGTGAGCAATGTCAAAATCTTTAGCTTACCCGAGTTTCCCCTTTGGCACTGCACCTTTACCAATAGTTCGTTCACCACACAACCTG CCTTCGCTTGGTTGAAGTGTGAAAGTGAAATAGATGATTGTGAAAGCTTTCTTCGCCACCACAAGATACGAACCAGAGGTGGTAAGCATTTTGGTGATGACGAAAAATATGTCCGAATAAGTGTTCTTCCACGCGATAAAATATTCGATCAATTTATCAAACGATTATCCAGTATCAGTTCTTCATAG
- the LOC140833609 gene encoding uncharacterized protein, whose amino-acid sequence MNSREIIVVSAATVVAVAASAVAVAVYINSRTSSNHSSQNSDVKRKFSPQSPFDPAKRKGYLSWDDYFMAIAFLSAERSKDPNRQVGACLVSEKGIILGIGYNGFPRGCSDDKLPWAKKSKNGDSLETKYPYVCHAEVNAILNTNHASAEGQRLYVTMFPCNECAKIIIQSGVSEVIYYVEKRLDNPDVAYVASHKLLSMAGVKVRRHQPQMDQLLIKFKDL is encoded by the exons ATGAATTCGAGAGAAATCATCGTGGTTTCTGCAGCGACTGTTGTCGCTGTGGCGGCATCCGCCGTTGCCGTTGCCGTGTACATCAATTCCAGGACCTCCAGTAACCACAGCTCGCAGAACAGCGACGTCAAGAGGAAATTTTCCCCTCAGAGCCCATTTGATCCAGCGAAACGAAAAGG GTATTTGTCATGGGACGACTATTTTATGGCAATTGCTTTTTTATCAGCCGAGAGGTCCAAGGATCCAAATAGACAG GTTGGCGCTTGCTTGGTGAGTGAAAAGGGAATAATTCTAG GCATTGGTTATAATGGATTCCCCCGTGGTTGTTCAGACGACAAGCTTCCATGGGCTAAG AAATCCAAGAATGGGGATTCCCTCGAAACAAAGTATCC TTACGTATGTCATGCTGAAGTCAATGCTATTCTAAATACAAATCATGCATCTGCTGAAGGGCAA AGGCTTTATGTCACGATGTTTCCTTGCAATGAGTGTGCAAAGATAATTATTCAG TCAGGAGTTTCAGAAGTTATCTACTATGTGGAGAAGAGATTGGATAATCCAGATGTTGCCTATGTAGCATCTCACAAACTTCTGTCTATGGCTGGTGTAAAA GTAAGGCGGCACCAGCCTCAGATGGATCAGCTCTTGATCAAATTCAAGGATTTGTAG
- the LOC140835061 gene encoding tryptophan aminotransferase-related protein 2-like isoform X4: MYERYWQKMGDKTTVLIPGWRFISYFSDGNNICWFLEPEFANAIIRLHKLVGNAVTENRYIVVGTGSTQLLQAVLYAVSPPNATEPIDVVSAAPFYSSYPLITDFLKSGLYKWGGDANKFKKDKPYIELVTSPNNPDGFSRDAVVNGDQGILIHDLAYYWPQYTSISYTADHDIMLFTVSKSTGHAGTRLGWALVKDQDIAKKMTEFVVLSTIGVSKESQIRAAKILQVVSDSHEYRGDFNEGEAFFEHSHKLVARRWKQLRDAVSNVKIFSLPEFPLWHCTFTNSSFTTQPAFAWLKCESEIDDCESFLRHHKIRTRGGKHFGDDEKYVRISVLPRDKIFDQFIKRLSSISSS, from the exons ATGTATGAGAGATATTGGCAGAAAATGGGGGACAAAACTACGGTCCTGATCCCTGGTTGGAGATTCATCAGCTATTTTTCTGATGGCAATAATATTTGCTGGTTTCTGGAGCCCGAATTTGCGAATGCCATCATAAGATTGCACAAGTTAGTAGGCAATGCTGTGACCGAAAATCGCTATATTGTTGTCGGGACGGGTTCTACACAACTGTTACAGGCTGTGTTGTATGCGGTTTCTCCGCCAAATGCTACAGAGCCAATCGATGTGGTATCCGCTGCGCCATTCTACTCG TCATATCCATTGATCACGGACTTTTTGAAGTCTGGACTCTACAAATGGGGTGGTGATGCTAACAAATTCAAGAAAGACAAGCCTTACATTGAGCTAGTAACATCTCCAAACAATCCAGATGGATTTTCAAGAGATGCTGTCGTCAATGGAGATCAAGGGATACTAATTCATGACTTAGCTTACTACTGGCCGCAGTATACTTCCATCTCCTACACTGCAGATCACGACATCATGCTGTTTACGGTGTCCAAAAGCACCGGCCATGCTGGTACACGACTCGG ATGGGCTCTCGTGAAGGATCAAGATATCGCCAAGAAAATGACTGAGTTCGTCGTGTTAAGCACCATAGGCGTATCAAAAGAGTCACAGATTCGTGCTGCCAAGATTTTACAAGTAGTATCTGATAGCCATGAGTATAGAGGCGATTTTAATGAAGGTGAAGCCTTCTTTGAACACAGCCATAAACTCGTGGCGAGAAGATGGAAACAGCTCAGAGACGCAGTGAGCAATGTCAAAATCTTTAGCTTACCCGAGTTTCCCCTTTGGCACTGCACCTTTACCAATAGTTCGTTCACCACACAACCTG CCTTCGCTTGGTTGAAGTGTGAAAGTGAAATAGATGATTGTGAAAGCTTTCTTCGCCACCACAAGATACGAACCAGAGGTGGTAAGCATTTTGGTGATGACGAAAAATATGTCCGAATAAGTGTTCTTCCACGCGATAAAATATTCGATCAATTTATCAAACGATTATCCAGTATCAGTTCTTCATAG